The following proteins come from a genomic window of Syngnathus acus chromosome 15, fSynAcu1.2, whole genome shotgun sequence:
- the LOC119134798 gene encoding uncharacterized protein LOC119134798, protein MAKWFLGLQLFHEHACVQLPYADRVERVSEIVKRNRKTYEKHSGDIEDAIRELEESGLNVNEWCHLAPESELQRLECIEEINARDDPTENAEENVPDYIYVRSATREMAIVAEPAAIDPTVLRGMYRNLNRKQASVFYKVRDWCVKRACSSKPIEQFFYYVNGGAGTGKSHLIKCIHAEATKILLRLPRLAEEADICKQTVVLAAFTGTAAFNISGTTLHSLLKLPRSLKPPYQGLGNKLDEVRAELSIAEILIIDEISMVSKDLFAYVNTRLKQIKGTDLPFGGMSVLAVGDFFQLPPVKQSKPLCVYDPTRLDHWRDNFKKITLTDIMRQKDDAAFAELLNRLRVKDKSHELSEPDASLLATR, encoded by the exons ATGGCGAAGTGGTTTCTTGGACTACAG TTGTTCCACGAGCACGCCTGTGTACAGTTACCGTACGCCGACCGTGTGGAGCGCGTGTCCGAAATTGTCAAAAGGAACAGAAAAACGTACGAGAAACACAGTGGAGACATTGAGGATGCCATCAGAGAGTTGGAGGAAAGTGGGCTCAACGTAAACGAATGGTGCCACCTGGCTCCCGAGAGTGAGCTGCAAAGACTCGAATGCATTGAGGAAATCAACGCGAGAGACGACCCGACTGAGAACGCGGAGGAAAATGTCCCCGACTATATATATGTGAGGTCGGCGACAAGAGAAATGGCTATTGTGGCTGAACCTGCTGCCATCGATCCCACGGTGTTACGCGGTATGTATCGAAACCTGAACCGAAAACAAGCGTCCGTGTTCTACAAGGTCCGAGATTGGTGCGTAAAACGAGCTTGTAGCTCGAAGCCGATCGAGCAGTTTTTCTACTATGTGAACGGTGGCGCCGGGACCGGCAAATCACATCTGATCAAATGTATCCACGCGGAGGCCACGAAAATACTGCTCAGACTACCGCGACTGGCTGAGGAAGCGGACATTTGCAAACAGACTGTTGTTCTCGCAGCCTTCACCGGTACGGCGGCATTTAACATTTCAGGGACCACTTTGCATTCTCTCCTCAAACTGCCGAGAAGTCTCAAACCCCCGTATCAAGGCCTGGGCAACAAACTGGACGAAGTCAGAGCGGAGCTTTCGATCGCTGAAATACTCATTATCGACGAGATTTCCATGGTGTCGAAAGACCTTTTTGCCTACGTGAATACCAGAttgaaacaaatcaaaggAACCGATTTACCTTTTGGCGGTATGTCTGTACTTGCTGTCGGAGATTTCTTTCAGCTCCCTCCTGTGAAACAATCCAAACCTTTGTGCGTGTACGATCCTACTCGGCTGGACCACTGGCGTGACAACTTCAAAAAGATCACGCTCACGGACATCATGAGGCAGAAAGACGATGCCGCCTTTGCCGAACTGCTGAACAGACTCCGCGTCAAAGACAAGTCTCACGAACTGTCGGAACCGGACGCATCTCTGCTTGCTACGAG GTAG